The following proteins come from a genomic window of Phnomibacter ginsenosidimutans:
- the rlmN gene encoding 23S rRNA (adenine(2503)-C(2))-methyltransferase RlmN codes for MQNIRQLSKEELTQWMTAQGLQKFRANQVWEWLWTKQAHSFADMTNLSKELRQQLGEHFSLPALIIDESQYSADGTVKSRFKTWDGHAVEGVLIPTDERKTACVSSQIGCSLSCKFCATGYLDRKRNLTFDEIYDEVVLINQQSLRVYDQKLTNIVFMGMGEPLLNYQNVLKAIERISAPDGLGMSPRRITVSTAGVAKMIKKLGDDEVKFKLALSLHAANDAKRHEIMPINDTNDIKSLIEALNYFYQKTKNEITLEYILFDSFNDSLKDADELIKLYRQIPADLINIIEYNPIDMAQFRKPTEEKTDAFMAYLDKHKVNARLRRSRGKDIDAACGQLANK; via the coding sequence ATGCAAAACATTCGCCAGCTCAGCAAGGAAGAACTCACCCAATGGATGACCGCTCAGGGTTTGCAAAAATTCAGGGCCAACCAGGTGTGGGAATGGCTGTGGACCAAACAGGCCCACAGTTTTGCCGACATGACCAACCTGAGCAAAGAACTGCGCCAGCAGTTGGGCGAACATTTCAGCCTGCCAGCCCTCATTATTGACGAGTCGCAATACAGCGCCGATGGCACGGTAAAAAGCCGTTTCAAAACCTGGGATGGCCATGCGGTAGAAGGCGTATTGATTCCAACCGACGAACGCAAAACAGCCTGTGTAAGCAGCCAGATTGGTTGCAGCCTCAGCTGTAAGTTTTGCGCCACCGGCTATCTCGACCGCAAACGCAACCTCACGTTTGATGAAATCTACGATGAAGTGGTACTCATCAACCAGCAGAGCCTGCGGGTGTACGATCAGAAGCTCACGAACATTGTATTTATGGGTATGGGCGAACCACTACTCAATTATCAAAATGTATTGAAGGCCATCGAACGCATTAGTGCACCCGATGGTTTGGGCATGAGTCCACGCCGCATTACAGTAAGTACCGCAGGTGTGGCCAAAATGATTAAGAAACTGGGCGATGACGAAGTGAAATTTAAACTGGCCCTGAGCCTGCATGCCGCCAACGATGCCAAGCGGCATGAAATCATGCCCATCAACGATACCAACGACATCAAATCGTTGATAGAAGCGCTGAATTATTTCTATCAAAAAACGAAGAATGAAATTACCCTTGAGTACATTCTTTTTGATTCTTTCAACGATAGTTTGAAAGATGCAGATGAGCTCATCAAACTCTACCGTCAGATACCTGCTGATCTCATCAACATCATTGAGTATAACCCCATTGACATGGCACAATTCCGCAAGCCCACCGAAGAAAAAACGGATGCGTTCATGGCCTATCTCGACAAGCACAAAGTAAATGCCCGCCTGCGCCGCAGCCGTGGCAAAGACATTGATGCTGCCTGCGGTCAGTTGGCCAATAAATAG
- the pcaF gene encoding 3-oxoadipyl-CoA thiolase, producing the protein MSAVYIIDAVRTPIGRYGGVLASVRPDDLLATSIQQLLQRNPSVDAAAIEDVIAGAANQSGEDNRNVARMAALLAGLPVSVAGTTVNRLCASGLQAIMDAARAIHHGDGDVYIAGGAESMSRAPFVTGKAESAFSRQVNTFDTTMGWRFINKQLAALYHPYSMGETAENVARQWRISREAQDAFALHSQQKYAAALAAGKWQDELVPVAVYDAKGQVTPIIQDEHPRATTMEQLAKLKPAFVASGTVTAGNSSGINDGASAVLLANDTAVKKFGLQPLARVVSMAVAGVDPAVMGIGPVPASQKALQRAGLSINDMDVIELNEAFASQSLACVQELQADPAKVNVNGGAIAIGHPLGCSGARISTTLIHELVRSGGRYGLATMCIGVGQGAAVVYENLSRG; encoded by the coding sequence ATGAGTGCTGTTTATATCATTGATGCTGTTCGTACACCCATTGGCCGCTATGGCGGCGTTTTGGCTTCGGTTCGCCCCGACGATTTATTGGCCACTTCCATTCAACAATTGCTGCAACGCAACCCCTCGGTGGATGCGGCTGCTATTGAAGATGTGATAGCCGGCGCTGCCAATCAAAGCGGCGAAGACAACCGTAATGTAGCTCGTATGGCGGCACTCTTGGCGGGCTTGCCCGTAAGTGTAGCAGGCACTACGGTAAACCGCTTGTGTGCCAGTGGCCTGCAAGCCATCATGGATGCGGCAAGGGCCATTCACCATGGCGATGGCGATGTATACATAGCCGGCGGTGCCGAAAGCATGAGCCGTGCTCCGTTTGTAACGGGCAAGGCAGAATCGGCTTTTTCGCGGCAGGTAAATACGTTTGATACCACCATGGGCTGGCGCTTCATCAACAAGCAACTGGCGGCACTCTACCATCCGTACAGCATGGGCGAAACGGCAGAAAATGTGGCTCGTCAATGGCGGATCAGCCGTGAGGCACAAGATGCATTTGCCCTGCATTCGCAGCAGAAATATGCGGCTGCTTTAGCAGCGGGCAAATGGCAGGATGAGCTGGTGCCCGTAGCTGTGTACGATGCAAAAGGTCAGGTTACTCCAATCATCCAAGATGAGCACCCACGGGCTACCACTATGGAGCAACTGGCAAAGTTGAAACCGGCGTTTGTTGCATCGGGTACGGTTACTGCTGGCAACTCATCGGGCATCAATGATGGCGCCAGTGCTGTGCTGCTGGCGAACGACACTGCAGTAAAAAAGTTTGGCCTGCAGCCATTGGCCCGGGTGGTAAGTATGGCGGTAGCGGGTGTAGACCCTGCGGTGATGGGTATTGGGCCTGTGCCTGCTTCGCAAAAGGCATTGCAAAGAGCCGGCCTCAGTATCAATGACATGGATGTGATAGAATTGAATGAAGCTTTTGCGTCGCAATCGCTGGCCTGTGTGCAGGAGCTGCAAGCCGACCCGGCAAAAGTGAATGTGAACGGTGGCGCCATTGCCATTGGCCATCCGCTAGGTTGTAGCGGAGCCCGTATTTCTACCACCCTCATACACGAACTGGTACGCAGCGGCGGTCGCTACGGGCTTGCTACTATGTGCATTGGCGTAGGCCAGGGCGCAGCGGTAGTGTATGAAAACTTAAGCCGTGGCTAA
- a CDS encoding DMT family transporter, with amino-acid sequence MIQSFFIWQKCWLYIRSTLQTVQQQQKKDRVALYGVLMVLLSAVLFSGKAVLAKLVYRQSSMSVSELLVLRMLFSLPFYVAMLLMQWQQHKRNATHQSFMRRSHVLPTILLGLLGYYISSFFDFWGLKHISAGLERVILFSYPTMVVLFGAWFFKEKIQRHQVLALLLSYAGIGVAFAADFDQPQTGNVWIGAAFIVGCAITFSLYVLFSGKLVPQVGVSKFTAVAMLSATTAIFLHYFVMGGAVQQLLSFSPQVYGYMLVDGRIYHSGTITAGISRA; translated from the coding sequence ATGATTCAGTCCTTTTTTATTTGGCAAAAATGCTGGCTGTACATTCGCAGCACTTTGCAAACAGTACAGCAACAACAGAAGAAAGATCGGGTAGCACTTTACGGAGTGTTGATGGTGCTGTTGTCTGCAGTGTTGTTTTCGGGCAAGGCCGTGCTGGCCAAACTGGTGTACCGCCAAAGCAGCATGAGTGTGAGTGAGCTGCTGGTGCTGCGCATGTTGTTTTCGCTACCATTTTATGTGGCCATGTTGCTCATGCAATGGCAGCAGCACAAGCGAAATGCTACACATCAATCGTTCATGCGACGGTCGCATGTATTGCCTACCATTTTGTTGGGTTTGCTCGGTTATTACATCAGTTCCTTTTTCGATTTCTGGGGGCTCAAGCATATTTCTGCCGGCCTCGAAAGAGTCATCTTGTTTTCCTATCCCACCATGGTGGTGTTGTTTGGTGCCTGGTTTTTCAAAGAAAAAATTCAACGGCATCAGGTGTTGGCTTTACTGCTTTCCTACGCAGGCATTGGTGTTGCTTTTGCAGCCGATTTTGACCAGCCGCAAACGGGCAATGTTTGGATTGGTGCTGCCTTTATTGTTGGCTGCGCCATCACGTTTTCGTTGTATGTATTGTTTAGCGGAAAACTGGTGCCACAAGTTGGCGTATCTAAGTTTACGGCTGTGGCCATGCTCAGTGCAACCACCGCTATTTTTCTCCACTATTTTGTAATGGGTGGTGCTGTACAGCAACTGCTTTCATTTTCGCCGCAGGTGTATGGGTACATGCTTGTTGATGGCCGTATTTACCACAGTGGTACCATCACTGCTGGTATCAGCCGGGCTTAA
- a CDS encoding DMT family transporter, whose product MAVFTTVVPSLLVSAGLKRVGSSNVAIISSVGPIVTIFQAWYFLGEPFGWQQAIGTVLVVAGVLWVSKKTTQQTKPA is encoded by the coding sequence ATGGCCGTATTTACCACAGTGGTACCATCACTGCTGGTATCAGCCGGGCTTAAGCGGGTGGGCAGCAGCAACGTGGCCATCATTAGTTCAGTGGGCCCCATCGTCACCATTTTTCAGGCATGGTATTTTCTAGGCGAACCCTTTGGCTGGCAGCAAGCCATTGGCACCGTGCTGGTAGTAGCAGGTGTACTGTGGGTAAGTAAAAAAACTACACAACAAACAAAGCCTGCCTGA
- the hisS gene encoding histidine--tRNA ligase — translation MSKPSLPQGTRDFNASVVRKRQFIFSTIQQVFQLYGFEPLETPAMENLDTLMGKYGEEGDKLIFKILNNGLDRPEKHAKAKEDFDKILQGKNVKDLTERALRYDLTIPFARYVAMNHGQLTFPYKRYQMQPVWRADRPQRGRYREFYQCDADVVGSKSLLNEVELVQLYATAFSKLGVPVDIRINNRKILAALAEVCGGADKLTDITIAIDKLDKIGIDKVKEELAQRGLDAAQITLIEKYLFITGTDAEKIDQLKNIIGENELGKNGIEELEYILSFAALPTKNCQLQTDFTLARGLNYYTGTIFEVKAIGVQMGSIGGGGRYDDLTGLFDVPNIPGVGISFGVDRIFDVMEELQLFPEAVQQGTQVLFFNLGDAESKAAFGLMQQLRSRGISAMLYHEQAKFDKQFKFADKKGIANVVVIGSNELEQGICKVKHLASGNEQVLTQQDFAAQWQPA, via the coding sequence ATGTCAAAACCTTCTTTGCCGCAAGGCACCCGTGATTTCAACGCTTCGGTGGTACGCAAACGCCAGTTTATTTTCAGCACCATTCAGCAGGTGTTTCAGCTGTATGGTTTTGAACCGCTGGAAACACCGGCCATGGAAAACCTGGACACCCTGATGGGTAAGTATGGCGAGGAAGGCGACAAACTCATTTTCAAAATTTTGAACAACGGTCTCGACCGCCCCGAAAAGCATGCCAAGGCCAAAGAAGATTTTGACAAAATACTGCAGGGCAAAAATGTAAAAGACCTAACAGAAAGGGCTTTACGCTACGACCTCACCATTCCTTTTGCCCGCTATGTAGCCATGAATCATGGGCAGCTCACTTTTCCTTACAAACGCTACCAAATGCAACCCGTGTGGCGGGCCGACCGGCCGCAGCGTGGCCGCTACCGTGAGTTTTACCAATGCGATGCCGATGTGGTGGGCAGTAAAAGTTTGCTAAACGAAGTGGAGCTGGTGCAACTGTATGCCACCGCTTTTAGCAAATTGGGTGTACCGGTTGATATACGCATCAATAACCGCAAAATACTGGCTGCACTGGCCGAAGTATGTGGCGGTGCCGATAAGCTGACCGACATTACCATTGCTATTGACAAGCTCGATAAAATTGGCATTGATAAAGTAAAAGAAGAGCTGGCACAGCGAGGCTTAGATGCTGCGCAAATAACCTTGATAGAAAAATACCTTTTCATTACAGGAACTGATGCAGAAAAAATTGACCAACTCAAAAACATCATTGGCGAAAACGAATTAGGTAAAAATGGCATTGAAGAATTGGAATACATTTTATCATTTGCTGCACTGCCAACTAAAAACTGCCAACTACAAACAGATTTCACCCTGGCACGTGGCCTCAACTATTATACCGGAACCATTTTTGAAGTAAAAGCCATTGGTGTGCAAATGGGCAGCATTGGTGGCGGCGGTCGCTACGATGATTTGACCGGCCTGTTTGATGTACCGAATATTCCCGGCGTAGGCATCAGCTTTGGTGTAGACCGGATTTTTGATGTGATGGAGGAGCTGCAACTTTTCCCCGAAGCAGTGCAGCAAGGCACACAGGTATTGTTCTTCAATTTGGGCGATGCAGAAAGTAAGGCCGCCTTTGGTTTGATGCAACAACTGCGCAGCCGCGGCATCTCTGCCATGCTGTATCATGAGCAAGCAAAGTTTGACAAGCAATTCAAGTTTGCCGATAAAAAAGGCATTGCCAACGTAGTGGTGATTGGCTCCAACGAACTGGAGCAAGGCATATGCAAAGTGAAACATTTGGCCAGTGGTAACGAGCAGGTATTGACGCAGCAAGATTTTGCTGCTCAATGGCAGCCGGCCTAA
- a CDS encoding low molecular weight protein-tyrosine-phosphatase, which produces MKILMVCLGNICRSPLAEGIMRHKARTAGLHWEIDSAGTGSWHVGEPPHRLSQKTALHYGVDISSQRGRQFHASDMERFDVIFFMEESNRRDAQAMARHTWNDAKARLLLNEVTPGANEPVPDPYYGTEEDYHHVFRLISTACDAFIARQLNA; this is translated from the coding sequence ATGAAGATATTGATGGTATGTCTGGGAAATATTTGCCGTAGCCCGTTGGCAGAGGGCATTATGCGGCACAAAGCCCGGACAGCTGGCTTACACTGGGAAATTGACAGCGCCGGCACTGGCAGCTGGCATGTGGGCGAACCGCCACACCGGCTGTCGCAAAAAACGGCACTGCACTATGGCGTAGACATTAGCAGCCAACGGGGCCGCCAGTTTCATGCCAGCGATATGGAGCGGTTTGATGTAATTTTCTTTATGGAAGAAAGCAATCGCCGCGACGCCCAGGCCATGGCCCGCCATACCTGGAATGATGCCAAAGCCCGGCTGCTGCTGAACGAGGTAACACCCGGTGCCAACGAACCCGTGCCCGACCCCTACTACGGCACTGAGGAAGATTACCACCATGTATTTCGTCTCATCAGCACTGCCTGCGATGCTTTTATTGCCCGACAACTCAATGCTTAA
- a CDS encoding PstS family phosphate ABC transporter substrate-binding protein: MNKKHNGWAVFVLSILLMACGNTGTAPAVVSDDTPTSGRIRISIDESFKPVIDSQIKVFQSSFPNAEIIAEYKPEAECLKDLESDSTRMVIVTRGLSEDESTQFEQKLGFKPAWGILAYDAVAIVTNKKAKDSTFTMGDIKNMLAGNSSYKYKVVMDGLSATSTVRFAMDSLLRGKPLGKNVVAAKTSPEVIEYVANDPNAIGMIGVSWIGNSDDRDQLSFLSKVNVASLACETCDEDAYVKPYQGNIALGRYPLIRSLNYIVKENYQGLGKGFVNFLIYERGQLIFKRAYLLPGRMQFNVRNMNIKQ, from the coding sequence ATGAATAAGAAACATAATGGTTGGGCTGTGTTTGTACTCAGCATTTTGCTGATGGCTTGTGGCAATACCGGCACGGCGCCAGCGGTTGTGTCGGACGATACGCCTACCAGTGGCCGCATTCGTATCAGCATTGATGAATCATTCAAGCCCGTTATTGATTCACAGATTAAGGTGTTTCAGTCTTCGTTTCCCAACGCAGAAATTATAGCAGAGTACAAACCAGAGGCCGAATGCCTGAAAGATTTGGAAAGCGACAGCACCCGTATGGTGATTGTTACCCGCGGCCTCAGCGAAGACGAATCCACACAGTTTGAGCAGAAGCTGGGTTTTAAGCCGGCTTGGGGCATTCTTGCCTACGATGCGGTGGCCATCGTCACCAATAAAAAGGCTAAGGACAGCACCTTTACCATGGGCGATATTAAAAACATGCTGGCGGGCAACAGCAGCTACAAATACAAAGTGGTGATGGATGGCCTCAGTGCTACCAGTACCGTTCGCTTTGCTATGGATAGCCTGCTCCGCGGCAAGCCTTTGGGTAAAAATGTAGTGGCTGCCAAAACCAGCCCCGAGGTGATTGAATATGTGGCCAATGACCCCAATGCCATTGGTATGATTGGCGTAAGCTGGATTGGCAATAGCGACGATCGGGATCAATTGAGTTTCCTTTCCAAAGTAAATGTGGCCTCGCTGGCCTGCGAAACCTGCGATGAAGACGCCTATGTAAAGCCTTATCAGGGAAACATTGCCTTGGGCCGCTATCCGCTCATCCGCAGCCTCAATTACATCGTAAAAGAAAATTATCAGGGCTTGGGCAAAGGCTTTGTGAACTTCCTGATTTATGAAAGAGGGCAACTGATTTTTAAGAGAGCCTATTTGCTACCCGGCAGAATGCAGTTTAATGTTAGAAACATGAACATAAAACAGTAA
- a CDS encoding tetratricopeptide repeat protein, producing the protein MMKRFFLSMMALAVAFGVYAQTVQEAYKDLMDGRVDKAQTSLEGLLAKDPASAEVNYWLGQVYITQGQLHRNSSWRDKAKEVYTKAMTSTNQNPLIVVAVGHIELLEGKTAEAMAHFDGAVLASATKKNKKYGDPVVLNAIVRANAGGDSKIGDVKYAETKAAQSEELMGATPDMFVSLGIVYLKGGGENGGPAKRAFEKAIALDPNFAPAYWRIGKIFESQKNPEMYLDFYEKAIKASDKFSLSYLSMYDHYKNRDVNKAKEYIELFIANADKDIETDYFYADYLFRAGKYQESLQKAKDIEASLSGEKFAKVNKLYSFNYDRLKDSVKAMEYMEKYLAQEDADKIEGEDYAYMAASYLKVPGNVVKAETMAEKAIGLDTSVAGKVIIMDGMANAYTTQQDWVGAYKWMARKQQVKPDNSARNLYFLSDAALKAKEFDACQSIASQYIASFPDQPQGYIFKSRAAIAADPDTSKGSAIPAIDEYTQFLMKDTVKNKGRIIQNHGYKVFYYLVKAQDYQKAIDAGNAILAIDPANAYGQMAISEAQRLLKANGGKATSAAGGNKPTAATGAGGSPGKFRP; encoded by the coding sequence ATGATGAAACGTTTTTTTCTTTCCATGATGGCCCTCGCAGTGGCGTTTGGCGTGTATGCCCAAACTGTGCAGGAAGCTTACAAGGACCTGATGGACGGCCGTGTAGACAAGGCGCAAACCAGCTTAGAAGGTTTGCTGGCCAAAGATCCGGCCAGTGCAGAAGTGAATTATTGGTTGGGCCAGGTGTACATTACACAGGGTCAGCTACACCGCAACAGCAGCTGGCGGGATAAGGCCAAGGAAGTGTATACCAAAGCCATGACCAGCACCAATCAGAACCCATTGATTGTAGTAGCTGTGGGCCATATTGAATTGCTGGAAGGCAAGACTGCTGAAGCCATGGCTCACTTTGATGGTGCAGTGCTGGCCAGTGCAACCAAAAAGAATAAAAAGTACGGCGACCCTGTAGTGCTCAACGCCATTGTTCGGGCAAATGCAGGTGGCGACAGCAAAATTGGAGACGTGAAGTATGCTGAAACAAAAGCAGCACAAAGCGAAGAACTGATGGGTGCTACGCCGGATATGTTTGTAAGCCTGGGTATTGTGTACCTGAAAGGTGGTGGCGAAAATGGCGGTCCTGCCAAGCGGGCCTTCGAAAAAGCCATTGCTCTCGACCCCAATTTTGCGCCGGCCTACTGGCGCATTGGCAAAATTTTCGAAAGTCAGAAGAATCCTGAAATGTATCTGGACTTCTACGAAAAAGCCATCAAAGCCAGCGACAAGTTTTCACTGTCTTACCTGAGCATGTACGATCACTACAAAAACCGTGATGTAAACAAGGCCAAGGAATACATTGAACTGTTTATTGCGAATGCCGATAAGGATATCGAAACTGATTATTTCTATGCCGACTACCTGTTCCGTGCCGGTAAGTATCAGGAGTCTTTGCAAAAAGCAAAAGATATTGAAGCCAGCCTCAGCGGTGAAAAGTTCGCCAAAGTGAACAAGCTGTACAGCTTCAACTACGACCGCTTGAAGGATTCTGTGAAGGCCATGGAATACATGGAGAAATACCTGGCTCAGGAAGATGCAGATAAAATTGAAGGTGAAGATTATGCTTACATGGCTGCCTCTTACCTGAAAGTGCCAGGCAATGTTGTAAAAGCTGAAACCATGGCTGAGAAAGCTATTGGTTTGGATACATCTGTAGCGGGTAAAGTCATCATTATGGATGGTATGGCTAACGCCTACACTACTCAGCAAGATTGGGTAGGTGCTTACAAATGGATGGCCCGCAAGCAGCAGGTGAAGCCCGATAACAGTGCCCGCAACCTGTACTTCCTGAGTGATGCTGCCCTGAAAGCAAAAGAGTTTGATGCCTGCCAGTCTATTGCCAGCCAGTACATTGCCAGCTTCCCCGATCAGCCACAGGGCTATATCTTCAAATCAAGAGCAGCCATTGCTGCCGACCCCGATACAAGTAAGGGTTCAGCTATTCCTGCAATTGACGAGTATACTCAGTTTCTGATGAAAGACACTGTGAAAAACAAGGGTCGTATCATTCAGAACCACGGTTACAAAGTATTTTACTACTTGGTAAAAGCGCAGGACTATCAGAAAGCCATAGATGCTGGCAACGCCATTCTGGCAATCGATCCAGCCAACGCCTACGGTCAAATGGCGATTTCTGAAGCACAGCGTTTGCTGAAAGCCAACGGAGGCAAAGCTACCTCTGCCGCAGGCGGTAATAAACCCACTGCTGCAACAGGTGCCGGAGGCTCGCCGGGCAAATTCAGACCTTGA
- a CDS encoding NADH-quinone oxidoreductase subunit A: MYSLAEVVGSPSQYLPIGIQLLFAIGFIAVMIAVSHYLGPRRNTSDKLDNFESGIEQVGNARQPMAVKVFSGSYPVCVVRCGSDFFLSLCCQF, encoded by the coding sequence ATGTATTCATTAGCCGAAGTAGTAGGAAGCCCGTCTCAATATTTACCCATCGGAATTCAGTTGCTTTTTGCCATTGGCTTTATCGCCGTGATGATAGCGGTAAGCCACTATTTGGGACCAAGACGCAACACCAGCGACAAGCTCGACAACTTTGAAAGCGGTATTGAGCAAGTAGGAAATGCCCGTCAGCCCATGGCCGTAAAAGTATTTTCTGGTAGCTATCCTGTTTGTGTTGTTCGATGTGGAAGTGATTTTTTTCTATCCCTATGCTGTCAATTTTAG
- a CDS encoding NADH-quinone oxidoreductase subunit B, translated as MSDLIYQGRPVRFNSGIKIAEAPPGIEGEGFFVTKLSEVVGLGRKNSLWPLPFATSCCGIEFMATMGSHYDIARFGSERVGFSPRQCDLLMVMGTIAKKMGPVLRQVYLQMAEPRWVLSVGACASSGGIFDTYSVLQGIDQVIPVDVYVPGCPPRPEAILDGLMKIQDLVGKESIRRRNGEQYKALLSEYGIQ; from the coding sequence ATGAGTGATTTGATATATCAGGGACGCCCCGTACGATTTAACAGCGGCATCAAAATAGCCGAAGCACCTCCCGGCATTGAAGGCGAAGGTTTTTTCGTTACCAAGCTGAGCGAAGTAGTAGGCCTTGGCCGTAAAAATTCTTTGTGGCCACTGCCATTTGCTACCAGCTGTTGTGGTATCGAATTCATGGCCACCATGGGTAGCCACTACGATATTGCCCGATTCGGTAGCGAAAGGGTAGGCTTTAGCCCCCGCCAGTGCGACCTACTGATGGTGATGGGTACCATTGCCAAAAAAATGGGCCCTGTATTGCGCCAGGTGTATTTGCAAATGGCCGAGCCCCGCTGGGTACTTTCTGTTGGCGCCTGTGCCTCTTCTGGTGGCATTTTTGATACCTACAGTGTGTTGCAAGGCATCGATCAGGTAATACCTGTAGATGTGTATGTACCCGGTTGCCCGCCACGGCCCGAAGCCATTCTGGATGGCCTGATGAAAATTCAGGACCTGGTGGGTAAAGAAAGCATCCGCCGCCGCAACGGAGAGCAATACAAAGCATTGCTCAGCGAATACGGCATTCAATAA
- a CDS encoding NADH-quinone oxidoreductase subunit C, producing the protein MGLTYETIQEKLNGQFGADNLQWENTYDQLTVTAPKELNLKILQFLFDDETLAFRFLTDICAVHYPDNTGAELAVVYHLHNLVANVRLRMKVFTAIEKPDVYTATSLFPGANWMERETYDFYGINFVGHPKLKRILNVDEMDYFPLRKEYPLEDQSRIDKDDEMFGRGGSYN; encoded by the coding sequence ATGGGGCTTACCTACGAAACCATACAAGAAAAACTGAACGGGCAATTTGGCGCCGACAACCTGCAGTGGGAAAATACTTACGACCAACTGACGGTAACGGCACCCAAAGAACTCAACCTGAAAATTCTTCAGTTTTTGTTTGATGATGAAACGCTGGCCTTTCGGTTTCTGACCGATATCTGCGCCGTTCATTATCCCGACAATACCGGTGCCGAACTGGCCGTGGTGTATCACCTGCACAACCTGGTAGCCAATGTGCGGCTGCGGATGAAAGTATTCACAGCCATCGAAAAGCCAGATGTGTACACCGCCACCAGCTTGTTTCCCGGAGCCAACTGGATGGAACGGGAGACCTACGATTTCTATGGCATCAACTTCGTGGGCCATCCCAAGCTCAAGCGTATTCTCAACGTAGATGAAATGGACTATTTCCCGCTGCGCAAAGAGTATCCGCTGGAAGACCAGAGCCGCATCGACAAAGACGATGAGATGTTTGGCCGTGGCGGTTCGTACAACTAA
- a CDS encoding NADH-quinone oxidoreductase subunit D, giving the protein MSEQSVIHHIPLPEGSIQKQTTTMNLGPTHPATHGVFQNVVELDGETIVDTEQTVGYIHRAFEKLAERRPLYQVTPITDRLNYCSSPINNMGWHTTCEKLLGIQTPKRVDYLRVIIMELARIADHLICNSIVGVDTGAYTGFLYVMQYRELIYEIYEEVCGSRLTTNIGRIGGFERNFNDTAFTKIEKFLKEYPVVLKEFENLFSRNRIFMDRTQGTGAISAERALAYSFTGPNLRAAGVDYDVRVAKPYSSYEDFQFDIPVGTTGDNYDRFMVRNGEMWQSLSIIEQAMQKLAQFKGAEADVYHADVPEYYLPEKKDVYTKMEALIRHFKIIMGEIEMPKGEVYHAVEGANGELGYYLISDGGRTPYRLHFRRPCFIYYQAYPELVKGAMLSDAIVTMSSLNLIAGELDA; this is encoded by the coding sequence ATGAGTGAGCAATCAGTAATACACCACATTCCACTGCCCGAAGGCAGCATTCAAAAGCAAACCACCACCATGAACCTGGGGCCTACGCACCCGGCTACGCATGGTGTGTTTCAGAATGTGGTAGAATTGGATGGTGAAACCATTGTAGATACAGAACAAACCGTGGGCTACATCCACCGGGCATTTGAAAAACTGGCCGAACGTCGTCCGCTGTATCAGGTAACGCCTATTACCGACCGACTGAACTATTGCAGCAGCCCCATTAACAACATGGGCTGGCATACCACCTGCGAAAAACTACTGGGTATCCAAACACCCAAGCGGGTAGATTATCTGCGGGTAATCATCATGGAGCTGGCCCGTATTGCCGATCACCTCATTTGCAACTCTATCGTAGGTGTGGATACGGGTGCTTACACTGGCTTCCTGTATGTGATGCAGTATCGTGAATTGATTTATGAAATTTACGAAGAAGTATGCGGCAGCCGATTGACTACCAACATTGGTCGCATTGGTGGTTTCGAACGCAACTTTAACGACACTGCATTTACGAAGATTGAAAAGTTCCTGAAAGAATATCCTGTGGTACTCAAAGAGTTTGAAAACCTCTTTAGCCGCAACCGAATTTTCATGGATCGTACACAAGGTACTGGCGCCATTAGCGCCGAAAGAGCGTTGGCGTACAGCTTTACCGGCCCCAACCTGCGGGCTGCCGGTGTAGACTACGATGTACGTGTAGCCAAGCCTTACAGCAGCTACGAAGATTTCCAGTTCGATATTCCTGTAGGTACCACCGGCGATAACTACGACCGATTTATGGTACGCAATGGCGAAATGTGGCAGAGCCTCAGCATTATTGAACAAGCCATGCAAAAGCTGGCACAGTTCAAAGGTGCCGAAGCCGATGTGTACCACGCCGATGTACCGGAATATTACCTGCCCGAAAAGAAAGACGTTTACACCAAGATGGAAGCGCTGATCCGGCACTTCAAAATCATCATGGGTGAAATAGAAATGCCGAAGGGTGAAGTATACCACGCTGTAGAAGGTGCCAACGGTGAGTTGGGCTACTACCTCATCAGCGATGGTGGCCGTACACCATACCGCTTGCATTTCCGTCGTCCTTGCTTCATTTACTATCAGGCTTACCCCGAGCTGGTAAAAGGGGCTATGCTGAGTGATGCCATCGTTACCATGTCGTCGCTCAACCTGATTGCAGGTGAGCTGGACGCATAA